The Euphorbia lathyris chromosome 4, ddEupLath1.1, whole genome shotgun sequence genomic interval AAGTGAGAGCCATGGAAGTATGCAATCGGAATGATAAATGTGTTTGCACGGCATTTCTCGGGCCTCTGCTTCTAATTCGAAAGGCTCTTTACACACCGCACAGTGTGACTCCATGGATGTGTGTGATTCATTTATGATTACCGTCGGCATCGATTCAACCGCTGATTTCGACGCCGGTGGATGCTCGCACCGGCCGATTCCGTTGATTTCAATCTGAGATATCTGATCTAATAGTCTCTCAAATCCAGATCCCAATAAAAACTCAGTCATACCTCTCGGTAACGGGCGTAACCCGGACCCGTTTCCATCATCGTAATATAATTCAAATCCACGCCCACTACCTTCGCTTTCTCCTCCATCAGATTGCGATTGCGATCCCCCTCCCGTTCCTCCGACAATACCACCACCGCCACCACCACCGACGCCGCCTCCACGAAGCACAATCACAGGATTAATCGGGGAACGGTCACCGGTAATCCTACGGGTTCTTCGAACCGGATCACGATCCGTATTCGTATGAGTACCCATCATTAACATAGCGGTGGCCGCTGCCGCCGTAGagggaggagaagaagaagctggAGGAGGAAGAATTCTCTGACCAGACACGTCTTCTCCGATCTCAAGTTCTTCAAGGAAGCCGGATGCGCAGTCGGGGCAAGTAATTCTTTCCTCGGATCCGGCAGCCAGGACGAAACGGCTGCACCTGTAACACCAATAATACGACGACGGCGATGACATGGAATCTCCCCCTCAGTTAATTACTGGGAAAGGGAGAAATGATGAAGTTGGGGGAAAAGGAGAGGGTTTGGTAGTGTAAAGAGagaatggagaagaagaagaagatatatATGGAAATGGAGGAAACACAAAGGTTGAAGATACTATTAACGGCAAAACCGCGTCAACGTTGGCAGCGTGACAGGAGAGCCACGCCTGCTTTGTTTTAACACACGCTACATCACTAGTGCCTAACGACGTTTATGTCGCCGTTATACAAGAGCTTTTCAGGTACATGTGAACTGGGTTAGAGGACATTTTTGTAAATTTACTGGAAAATGCACGGACAATAGTTTAGTTTGGTTATGTTCTGGTGTAACTTCGTGTCTATTTCTTAATAAGTTACGGCTTatactaatatagttataacTTACCATATAATTCTAAAAATAGTTGCATttcataatatttatttatttatttttcctaaataaatgttaagtttttaaaataatttgttcttattatttagtattaattACATAGTTTAATTTAATGAATAAGCATTATTTAAAGAAAGATAAATAGTATTTTTAATCAgagatttaaatttaatataattcaaTCATTTTTTACAATAATTTTGAACTAGATAGATGGAGTATATGGAAAATTTTATGGTGATAAAGGAATTAAAAGTGAGATAATTGACATATTTAGCTTTATAGTTATTAAATGAGAGTGGattctaaaggaataaaatttCAATGTTGGTTaacgaaattttttatttattaatatatatgcaatttTGAACCTTAGTTAGTGGTTAGAATTTTCTTCTATCAAATCACGAGATAATTGTAGAGGGTTCGTATTATCGCAGTGATATTTTTAAGTCATTTTTACATTCAGACTAATCTTTATTCGCTGGTTGATAGATAACTGAAATTTATAGGACATGTGTCCTAATGATTTAAGATTATTCCATGATCAAGGTATTGTTCAAATTAGTGGTTAGAAGTTGGCAAAACACATGTGGTTTGATGATTTGGTAAAAATAACCTCCTGGTTGACACTGTTAGCaatttcagtcattttggattGATTCTGTCAAATTTGACTCTTAATGAcgtcaaaatgaaaaatttctagaattaaagttgtttagtatcatatttactattaaatttgattcttaaaaattttcttTTTGACGTCATTAACGGccaaatttgacaaaatcaaCCAAAAAATTGACTAAAATTGCTAACAATGTCAATCACGAAGTTATTTTTGCTTCAAAAAATACCAAATCGTCAAAACATCAAACCATggttttttttaacttatcCCTTTTTATTAAAGGGCCCCTATCCCGTAATTGCCTAGGGCCAATAAAATATCAAGACCGACCCTGTTAAAGTTAGCCTACTAACTTCAAAATGACatgaaattatataaatatttaaaaatactaTTATATTGTCTCATGTTTTCACATACCACTTTtaactaataaaattacaattattacCTGCAAATAGGACGCAAAACTCCCATATTTTTACATATCATTGTTAATAgagatagtaaaattacatctTGATATGATAGAATCTGTAAGATAATACTTTGTTGTTTGAAGAGATTTTTCTGGCATCTGAGATAAGACAGAAAGATGATCAACGTGAAGTCATTCACCAGTGATCGCACTTGGATGCCTAAGTTAGTAGAGTTTTAGAACGATTACTAAGAACTTAGGATTTAATTACAATAAATATGTGTATATGCACCTTGATTGTGTAATTGCATTCTCTATTTACAGGGAACAAGAGTCATTCAGCATTCTCCTTATATTGCTCGGAAAACAACTAGGCAATGGACGTATTTTAGATAGTTTGTGTTATACTTGAGTTGGAATTCCTTAACCTTAGGAGAGATTGAAGAGCTCTGAATCCAATGAGGATTTATATGTCTTCCCATTTTTACATGTGTTTGAAGAGAGGTTTTAGTCTTGACTGCAAGACCCACCCGTCGAGCAGGATGTTCCTGTATCTAGATGTACCTATTAGTTTAAGATAAGTACACGTGTATATTGATCTTATTTGTATTATATCAGATGTCCCTTGTTTGACTCTCAAAGCATTTTAGGTGTTGGTTGATGGAGGCTTGTCAATTGAGGTATGATTCGACATTTTGTAGatatcgggtaaattacactcatggtcactgaactttgtTCACTTTCATAGTATGATTTCTAAACTtcaaaatataacataaaagttactgaactttacactaaattacatcaatggatGTTATTACCGTTGACCCACCTTTTTGACATTTAACTCTCACTTCAATAGGATAACTTCTATCTCTTCTTATTTTACCCTTCCCTTCTTCCACAACTTCATCTTTTTCTCTATAtattttctctttctctctatttttttttacaaaattgtCAATGAAGTATTTATACCTGTAGATACTTCCCTCTTGACAAAGGCTTACAATATTAACAACACTACGGATCCGTTTGGTTTACTCgttgtttgttgttggaaaaaaacatttttttttctaaaagcaTGAATCTTCtgcttttgaaaaaaaaaaactacattcCAAGACAAATAATAATTGTTTaaccaaacaaacaaataattTTACCATTCAAATCCCGTTGAAATGTCAACcttgttttttggtttttttaatattattattcttTTCATGTTAGATACAATTTGTCCTTGTTTCTTTTATAAGTTTCCTAAACGGTCATACTCTACTCAGAGACTTCAAAAAGGGGATAATGAGATCTTCATCTTAACTaagcttttcataaaaaaaaaagtaacagtaaaacaattttaatatcTATTACAGTAAAAAGAGAAatgacaaaatatatataaaacagaAAGATGCTTCCAACATTTCATAGCAAAGTGGACATTCAAACTCAGTAATAAAAGGTTTCATTAAATCAATCTCTACACATGAGACCTGTTGTTTTTGAATTAAATTCAGTATAAgcaagttcagttcagttcagcagcattcagttcagttaatttcagtaattaccattatttattataattataatttattatatataatttatatataattaataattaatattatttatatacaattcatcattaattattataattataactatttatatataatttattataatttatttaatttatcaattaagttcagttcagttcagcagcattcagttaagttaagttaagttaatttaatataatttcagtcaaaaagaacatGGTCATACTCTTACAAACCTCCCTCTTGTAGCTTTAATAGGGTTTCTGTCTACTTTGACTGCCTTCCCAACAGAATTTGGGATTGTCATGATGAAGTCTTTGTCATAAAACTGAACTAGTAAATCCGGAAAACGGGCCCAAACTAGCGTAGAAGTAATTATAGCTATAGCCTCCACAAAATATGTTAACCACGTTCGAACTGTAAGATAGTGCCCTTAAATAATCCAAGATCCCTCCTTAATCACCCTCTCTCTGTTTCTCAAATTTGCAAACTGAACTAAATATAAACAATTCCTAAAATCCATAATGTCAACCTTTCTATTGGTTTTTAGAGTTCAAGTGTTCATTTCTGTAAAGCTATATAAGCCAGATTACGCCCTAGAATCTTGACAATTAACCTTGTTTTCCAAGGTGTTTCCTATTCCTCCAATAGTTCGGGTACTACAATGAATTTCGGTTTCAAAGGGTTCGTTAGGAAAACAGTTATTAGGCCTTCCCTCTACAAGTCTTTTGAGACACGAATCTCTCCCATAGTCTCCAATTACAAACTCACAGTATAATCAAGGTTAGAAGGTTGCAGCATCTCCAAAAAAGTCGCAAGCCAAAATTTATCTAAAAAAGAGAATACTAGATTGGAAGGAGATTTAAAGAAAAAACTTCCGGATTTTACATTCAACACTTAAATTATGTCTCTCGGTTTtactgaaaataaaataatatatttaaaatagtgatatcacaacaacaacaacaaagccttagtcccgaaatgatttggggtcggctaacatgaaccatcatataaaaccgtgaaatcaagtcgtgtcagcgacacaaattctctccctccactctttcctatccactaccatattttcctcaatccccaataaactcatatcactctcgatcaccctcctccaagtttgcttaggtcttcctctacccctcaccactacatctcTTTGCCATTCtccagtcctcctaaccggcgcatcaagcgctcttcgtcttacatggccaaaccaccttagtcgattttccctcattttattctcaattgatgtaacccctacttttgtcctaattatttcattactcacccgatcctttctcgtatgaccacacattcatctcaacatacgcatctccgccaacaacatcttatgagtgtgacaatgtttcactgcccagcactccgtaccatataacagtgctggtctgattgccgtgcggtagaattttcccttcaatctatttggcatgtcggggtcacaaaggaaacccatagcactcttccacttcgcccaaccagatttaatcctatgagcaacatctccatctacttctccatccgtttggataataaatcgtaaataccgaaagcaatccgatgcctgaacaactctctcATCTAGTGTGATTGTCCATGCCTCCCTACTCCTGTcgtcgctaaacttacactccaaatattctgtcttacttcggctcagctTAAAGCCtccagattctaaagtttgtctccatgGTGATATCACGtggataaaataattataaaaacataagtAGTGGATAATTAtttgaataaataatttattagtttctgAATTTGTGCATATTATACTAGTTAATCCTTATGTTTTTAGAAACATATTATAACATTCctaaattttgataaaattaactACTTAGTCCCTCCATCCATAAAATTTTATAGAAAATGACAAGTTTACCCTTCTAGAACTAATTAACTTTCATATATGTTTAGTTAGCAAGTGGAaagattctctttggagggcctttgagattcattttgactgcCTTTTGCCTcgtcattcccaattcatccactttttcagcactcttcgtagcattattttggctcacaggtgtcgatgatctggcgtgttgccgttgtcacttgcatctggttaatctgaCATTGCatgaatgaagcaatctttaaggaagtttctccttctattcagcactcgaagatcGCCATCTTTTGAATGATTCGAGAGTTATttgccacttctaaaggtttttgctcttcgtAGAGAGATGTTGTTATCTTATCCCATCTTCTGGCTTTTCCCAGGCTGCCTCCTACTCCCAACATTATTctggtccattggcttaaacctcatCCGGGCTGgattaaagtcaatgtggacggctctgcttttggcactcctggTGAGGCAGGAGCACGaggtatttttcgcaactatcgaggtttttccaaaggttgttttgctttttctacccctcattcttttgcttatatggctgaattgagagccgctattttcgcaattgaacttgcttgggagaaaaattggcatcagatttgggttgagtcagactcaatatacgtagttaatctgcttagacatcgttcTATGGATGTTCtttggagtattcgacaagagtggttgcattgtctcaacatttgctctaggatgaacattctcttttcacacatctttagggaaggaaatatagttgctgatgcattggcaaaatttggagtctcttcctcagtgatcaattggtggccttcagctcctcctttttgccacaggtttatcaatgatgacatttgtagtatttcacatTTGCGTTTTTCTCgacttttcctatcttttctactccccccccccctcattctttttgtttgtttttcttcctcttctcttgttcaaacactcactttttttcttttattaatacattgcgggtttgtcagttcttcggccatgggtgctcactccgcccaagttctgtcacgtcccaatttctataaaaaaaaaatagttaagttttatctaattttatttttatattaattcaagaataaaaagtaatattagtaacaaaattatattattataattagtgtatttttaattaaaaatagataataaatattataatatcgtattataatttaaatatatcttttatataatatatattttacatgGTAATTGTTATACATGTATTATtgagtttttaatttattaaataataaacgattaaatgaaatataagttattaatattttttaacctaattagtaaaattaaaatttataaaataattactaattaattttattacacactattttagtaaaaaaatatttttttatataatttatctgATTGTTCAGTTCAAGATTCGTCTGACACCCTTTAGATGGATTCTCTTCTAATCCATTTTTTTAACGTATATTAAGATTCGAACTCGATATCTTTAGTTTAAGCTACTTGAGGTGTTTTACAAATCAATTCAATATTAATTGGTTTAGTAAAAAATAGTTAAATACtacattaattttttaatatattgattTATCAAACATTATGAAACACTACACTAATTTATGGTAGATagtaaatttatcattttaaatttatttataattattgatataaataaaattggaTAAAACTTAATTAGatataaatgaaaattattGATATAAAGGCAaacttatcattttttttttataaaatttatggaTAAGGGGACTAAGTAGTTAGTTTTGTCAAAACTTAGAGATATTATAGTGTGTTTCTAAAAACAGAGTGATTAACTAGTGTAATATGCATAAATTtagaaactaataaattatttaacctaattattttatatgttcATTAGCCTCtaataattaaaagaaaacTATGTTTTTTCATCTACagattctttttttctttcaattccTTAATTATTGCAACCAAACAAAAGTAAACCAAAGCTTTGGAAATTGAAAGcatagtgaaaaaaaaaaaaattgagaagcTAATTAAAAAGCTTTCATCCTTAATTtgcggggggggggggagaaAAACCTTTATAAAAGTTTTTCagtccttttttcttttatttttttctttttaaattaatatttataaagagGAGCCAAATTACAAATACTGGATGGATGATATTTTActtttattcttttatattttcaaggcaaaaagcatcctgagaccactgatctttcattgtttgatgcattaagcctcgatcttttatttagacacattgagcccctgatctttcaccatttggtgcattaagccctcgatctttcatttagacacattgagcccttgatcttttatatatgggtgtattaggttcttccataaatcaattaatatataggtttattaagggcatgtttggttaggtttatataactgcagcgtttcgctttttctctggacactgcaacattttggagcttttcacgaaaaactcttttcatgaacaattgtttgtagttacttgttattgataaaattactcttcttatttccacaaaatgtgcttccattttaacattatttttatttttagaacataattatcgaaaaacaaggttttcttgtgttcaataaattttttattttttatttaaattatttttattaatttgtataatatattttttattttagaatttgttatttttagaacatcatttgttgtcacaccaaacatgcccttaataaacctatatattaattgatttatggaaggacctaatacacccatatatgaaagatcaagggctcaatgtgtctaaatgaaagatcgagggcttaatgcaccaaatggtgaaagatcatgggctcaatgtgtctaaataaaagatcgagggcttaatgcaccaaacaatgaaagatcagggacctcaggatgctttttgcctatttTCAATTGGATTTGGATAAGTATTTTACGATATTTTATAttctagggtaaataattataacgTCCTTATGTTTTTGCTTAACACACTAGTAGATCCATcctattattataaggtccttaagttttattttaatcaactctttagttCTTCCATGTGTTTTTGTAGGTGAAAGTCCAAATTGCCCCtagttatttacataaaaaaacttattttttaatttcaaatttaatcgaaatagttttaataaagtttatgaAGTATATATATACCGAAATTTATGTAATTGTATATACTAAtcattaaaaatgtatttttattttcttaaatttttattttttttaatataatgtctttaaactagcattaaatattaataaaaattttaaaaaatcatatttttttcattgtaaaatttattagagataaataaagattagtttttacaatttatatagttttgctcttattttgataatttttgaaatatttttcattcatttttttagtcaataaaatttagactactaaattaaatttctataattatataaaatttaataaattaattactcaatattgtagagattatacaggaaaaaaaatattgtagagactatgtaggaaaaaaggagaaaaaaacataaaacatgaaaaatatatgttttattattaaaatatagaataaagggtaatttgggtattttaaaatttatttggtatagttggaccattgactcaaacataaggactaaggagttgataaaattaaaaactgagggactatataattatttttaaaaacagaATGACTAACTAATGTATTAAGTAAAAACTTagggactttataattatttacctatGTTCTATCAGTTATCAACTTATCAGCATAGTTTTAGTaaaattaaaacttaaaattgaACTGAATTTagcttataatatttatttcggTTGGATTTAGCTtctttttttactaaatttgaaccaaattgaaattgaaaatattataaaatactTCAAATCaatcaaaaataaaacatcataaAACACCAATAAACTAAATCAGACAACTGTTGTCATATTTGTGATGAAATACGACAATTCTTGTCGCAGATGCAACAATTCTTATCGTATTTGTGATGAATTCGTCACAAATATGACATCGTAGCAGTTCAATTGTtagatatttttttctttctcattttttgagcTTTTCATTCTAATCTTCTTCCGAAGACACTAATTCTTCAAAAGTTGAATGAAACATAAtctcttctctctataaacTACCGTCTTTTCGTCGGTTTAGAATGGCGAAGAAGACGTTGAGAGTCtgaggaagaaggtgaattgaaataagggtattcttatccaaagtgtctaatttgataagatggaagcaaagtgagtcaaatatgttaatggacTCCTTCAAATAGACTAAATTAGTAATTAGCCCTATCGAAAATCTAGTCGATAATTTTAAAAAGGATTAAGctatagttactttgtttttaacaaaggccctgtttgggaattagctgttagctgattacattagcagttagctgttagctgatttgactagctgatttgattagctgtttgtatagacctgtttggtaaaaattagctgattgataatagcggtttgtgcaaaaagacgaataagggcattaattttatCGCATGAGAAGatggagtctatctattagggttaaagaagtcaattaattttaatattgcaaaacgaaaattgaaaaagctcaggagctttttctaaattagcgttttcatctcaaaactctctccaccaaacactccaattagcggtttcagtggtcaaacctctaaagttggttaaaaccgctctttttatcccaaaacgctctttaccaaacaaagCCAAAGTAAGCATTAATTTGTTTTTACCATCATTAGATGAACTTACTTTGTTTAAAGTCCACCATCATCAAAGTAACCATAAAAGTCAACTTTTTAAAAGTCAGGGATCTCATTAACTTTTAAGATTTAGTTTAAAAGTATAATTATTTACATACatataccaaaaataaaatatgaaaatatcaaTTTCCATTCTTATTATTTCAAATGGGTCCCAAAAGTTTTTCTTTTGTCATACGAAGACCTTTCTTTTACTATTTTCTTTTGTCAGTTTCCAAAAGTTTGACTGCACGTGTCGTGATCTCGCTATAATTGTCAAATCCTGCAAATGCCACATCCACTTCTATTCTTCACACTGCTGACCAATTTAAATCTACCTGCGAAAATATGCCACAGATTCTTTGTTAATCAATTCATTTGGGTGGAATTTCGACTTATTTGTATTTGTAAGCTATACTTTCTTTCCGAATTTAGCAAGAGTAAAAGTGTTTTATCTTATCCGTATATTACTAGATTTATGTGGTAGCAACAAAAAAAGATTTATATTCGACTGTCCGAAAGTAACGAGGTGATGAAGAGTGGATTGCGGCTgtcattttataaatttaaatttatgaaaaatatgtgatttgtagtctttttattttaattgtacctTTTGTGGCTtttacactacaaaaaaaatgttgatTAACGGCGGAAAATTTCGTAGGATCTTGTACCGGCTTGTAGCCTATATTTGTATGAGTTTTCTCCTTTCCTgtttttttaatgtatctttt includes:
- the LOC136226193 gene encoding probable E3 ubiquitin-protein ligase RHC2A, whose amino-acid sequence is MSSPSSYYWCYRCSRFVLAAGSEERITCPDCASGFLEELEIGEDVSGQRILPPPASSSPPSTAAAATAMLMMGTHTNTDRDPVRRTRRITGDRSPINPVIVLRGGGVGGGGGGGIVGGTGGGSQSQSDGGESEGSGRGFELYYDDGNGSGLRPLPRGMTEFLLGSGFERLLDQISQIEINGIGRCEHPPASKSAVESMPTVIINESHTSMESHCAVCKEPFELEAEAREMPCKHIYHSDCILPWLSLRNSCPVCRHELPGDEDSINNRRVAGESNTDEPVGLTIWRLPGGGYAVGRFTGARTGSRELPVVYTEMDGGFNGTGIPRRITWGTRGGSIGRGSSGGGGGINGGWSGFSRSLRHWFACFGVAPETPISETRVRRRRTRSLSHIPPSPLSSSSSPSSTSRRRVIGVEDVNGGRRRR